A genomic segment from Sander vitreus isolate 19-12246 chromosome 3, sanVit1, whole genome shotgun sequence encodes:
- the six9 gene encoding SIX homeobox 9 isoform X1, with product MINTHTFTCSSTGRPQYSTVKEVVRRGCYLHTDLGQTHISGFFGAVSTTMIFTAEQVTCVCEVLLKSGCMDRLAGFLRTLPPLSLSSSSVCLGELESVLKAKAAVAFHQGHFTDLYAVLEGFPFSPRSQPLLQQLWLRAHYMEAERQRGRPLGAVGKYRVRRKFPLPHTIWDGEETSYYFKEKSRTILREWYCHKPYPSTWEKRELAAATGLTTTQVSNWFKNRRQRDRTTDVNGSHPLFPEFKSLLSGSCLRCPSVRNSFQMSSSGGTSEQVYPSSDNDLLPPGSPHLLYHSPPPPLSHPPPPLRHMCVGLI from the exons atgataaacacacacacattcacttgtTCATCCACAGGACGGCCACAATACTCCACAGTAAAAGAGGTTGTTAGAAGAGGTTGTTATCTTCACACAGACCTTGGTCAAACTCACATCTCAGGATTTTTTGGGGCCGTTTCCACAACGATGATCTTCACAGCGGAGCAGgtgacttgtgtgtgtgaggtccTTCTGAAGAGCGGTTGCATGGATCGTCTTGCTGGCTTCCTCCGCACTCTACCTCCTctttccctttcctcctcctctgtttgCCTTGGGGAGCTGGAAAGCGTGCTCAAAGCTAAAGCCGCAGTGGCCTTTCACCAGGGCCACTTCACTGACCTCTACGCCGTGCTGGAGGGTTTCCCCTTCTCCCCACGCAGCCAACCGCTCCTGCAGCAGCTCTGGCTCAGAGCCCACTACATGGAGGCCGAGAGGCAGAGGGGCCGGCCCCTGGGAGCTGTGGGGAAGTATCGCGTAAGGAGGAAGTTTCCTCTACCACACACCATCTGGGATGGAGAGGAGACCAGCTACTATTTTAAG GAAAAATCACGGACAATACTCCGGGAGTGGTACTGCCATAAACCCTATCCCTCTACCTGGGAGAAACGGGAGCTAGCAGCAGCCACGGGCCTGACAACCACTCAGGTCAGCAACTGGTTCAAGAACCGCAGGCAGAGGGACAGGACCACGGATGTTAACGG TTCCCACCCCTTATTCCCTGAATTTAAATCCTTGCTGTCTGGCTCCTGTCTAAGATGTCCATCTGTAAGGAACAG TTTCCAGATGTCTAGCTCTGGAGGAACTTCAGAACAAGTCTACCCTTCCTCTGACAATGACTTATTGCCTCCAGGAAGCCCACATCTCCTATACCACtctccacctccacccctctctCACCCGCCACCTCCTCTACGTCACATGTGTGTAGGCCTCATTTGA
- the six9 gene encoding SIX homeobox 9 isoform X2 — protein sequence MINTHTFTCSSTGRPQYSTVKEVVRRGCYLHTDLGQTHISGFFGAVSTTMIFTAEQVTCVCEVLLKSGCMDRLAGFLRTLPPLSLSSSSVCLGELESVLKAKAAVAFHQGHFTDLYAVLEGFPFSPRSQPLLQQLWLRAHYMEAERQRGRPLGAVGKYRVRRKFPLPHTIWDGEETSYYFKEKSRTILREWYCHKPYPSTWEKRELAAATGLTTTQVSNWFKNRRQRDRTTDVNGFQMSSSGGTSEQVYPSSDNDLLPPGSPHLLYHSPPPPLSHPPPPLRHMCVGLI from the exons atgataaacacacacacattcacttgtTCATCCACAGGACGGCCACAATACTCCACAGTAAAAGAGGTTGTTAGAAGAGGTTGTTATCTTCACACAGACCTTGGTCAAACTCACATCTCAGGATTTTTTGGGGCCGTTTCCACAACGATGATCTTCACAGCGGAGCAGgtgacttgtgtgtgtgaggtccTTCTGAAGAGCGGTTGCATGGATCGTCTTGCTGGCTTCCTCCGCACTCTACCTCCTctttccctttcctcctcctctgtttgCCTTGGGGAGCTGGAAAGCGTGCTCAAAGCTAAAGCCGCAGTGGCCTTTCACCAGGGCCACTTCACTGACCTCTACGCCGTGCTGGAGGGTTTCCCCTTCTCCCCACGCAGCCAACCGCTCCTGCAGCAGCTCTGGCTCAGAGCCCACTACATGGAGGCCGAGAGGCAGAGGGGCCGGCCCCTGGGAGCTGTGGGGAAGTATCGCGTAAGGAGGAAGTTTCCTCTACCACACACCATCTGGGATGGAGAGGAGACCAGCTACTATTTTAAG GAAAAATCACGGACAATACTCCGGGAGTGGTACTGCCATAAACCCTATCCCTCTACCTGGGAGAAACGGGAGCTAGCAGCAGCCACGGGCCTGACAACCACTCAGGTCAGCAACTGGTTCAAGAACCGCAGGCAGAGGGACAGGACCACGGATGTTAACGG TTTCCAGATGTCTAGCTCTGGAGGAACTTCAGAACAAGTCTACCCTTCCTCTGACAATGACTTATTGCCTCCAGGAAGCCCACATCTCCTATACCACtctccacctccacccctctctCACCCGCCACCTCCTCTACGTCACATGTGTGTAGGCCTCATTTGA
- the six9 gene encoding SIX homeobox 9 isoform X3, translating to MINTHTFTCSSTGRPQYSTVKEVVRRGCYLHTDLGQTHISGFFGAVSTTMIFTAEQVTCVCEVLLKSGCMDRLAGFLRTLPPLSLSSSSVCLGELESVLKAKAAVAFHQGHFTDLYAVLEGFPFSPRSQPLLQQLWLRAHYMEAERQRGRPLGAVGKYRVRRKFPLPHTIWDGEETSYYFKEKSRTILREWYCHKPYPSTWEKRELAAATGLTTTQVSNWFKNRRQRDRTTDVNGSVTVSRCLALEELQNKSTLPLTMTYCLQEAHISYTTLHLHPSLTRHLLYVTCV from the exons atgataaacacacacacattcacttgtTCATCCACAGGACGGCCACAATACTCCACAGTAAAAGAGGTTGTTAGAAGAGGTTGTTATCTTCACACAGACCTTGGTCAAACTCACATCTCAGGATTTTTTGGGGCCGTTTCCACAACGATGATCTTCACAGCGGAGCAGgtgacttgtgtgtgtgaggtccTTCTGAAGAGCGGTTGCATGGATCGTCTTGCTGGCTTCCTCCGCACTCTACCTCCTctttccctttcctcctcctctgtttgCCTTGGGGAGCTGGAAAGCGTGCTCAAAGCTAAAGCCGCAGTGGCCTTTCACCAGGGCCACTTCACTGACCTCTACGCCGTGCTGGAGGGTTTCCCCTTCTCCCCACGCAGCCAACCGCTCCTGCAGCAGCTCTGGCTCAGAGCCCACTACATGGAGGCCGAGAGGCAGAGGGGCCGGCCCCTGGGAGCTGTGGGGAAGTATCGCGTAAGGAGGAAGTTTCCTCTACCACACACCATCTGGGATGGAGAGGAGACCAGCTACTATTTTAAG GAAAAATCACGGACAATACTCCGGGAGTGGTACTGCCATAAACCCTATCCCTCTACCTGGGAGAAACGGGAGCTAGCAGCAGCCACGGGCCTGACAACCACTCAGGTCAGCAACTGGTTCAAGAACCGCAGGCAGAGGGACAGGACCACGGATGTTAACGGGTCGGTGACGG TTTCCAGATGTCTAGCTCTGGAGGAACTTCAGAACAAGTCTACCCTTCCTCTGACAATGACTTATTGCCTCCAGGAAGCCCACATCTCCTATACCACtctccacctccacccctctctCACCCGCCACCTCCTCTACGTCACATGTGTGTAG
- the six9 gene encoding SIX homeobox 9 isoform X5, with product MINTHTFTCSSTGRPQYSTVKEVVRRGCYLHTDLGQTHISGFFGAVSTTMIFTAEQVTCVCEVLLKSGCMDRLAGFLRTLPPLSLSSSSVCLGELESVLKAKAAVAFHQGHFTDLYAVLEGFPFSPRSQPLLQQLWLRAHYMEAERQRGRPLGAVGKYRVRRKFPLPHTIWDGEETSYYFKEKSRTILREWYCHKPYPSTWEKRELAAATGLTTTQVSNWFKNRRQRDRTTDVNGSVTGQQFPDV from the exons atgataaacacacacacattcacttgtTCATCCACAGGACGGCCACAATACTCCACAGTAAAAGAGGTTGTTAGAAGAGGTTGTTATCTTCACACAGACCTTGGTCAAACTCACATCTCAGGATTTTTTGGGGCCGTTTCCACAACGATGATCTTCACAGCGGAGCAGgtgacttgtgtgtgtgaggtccTTCTGAAGAGCGGTTGCATGGATCGTCTTGCTGGCTTCCTCCGCACTCTACCTCCTctttccctttcctcctcctctgtttgCCTTGGGGAGCTGGAAAGCGTGCTCAAAGCTAAAGCCGCAGTGGCCTTTCACCAGGGCCACTTCACTGACCTCTACGCCGTGCTGGAGGGTTTCCCCTTCTCCCCACGCAGCCAACCGCTCCTGCAGCAGCTCTGGCTCAGAGCCCACTACATGGAGGCCGAGAGGCAGAGGGGCCGGCCCCTGGGAGCTGTGGGGAAGTATCGCGTAAGGAGGAAGTTTCCTCTACCACACACCATCTGGGATGGAGAGGAGACCAGCTACTATTTTAAG GAAAAATCACGGACAATACTCCGGGAGTGGTACTGCCATAAACCCTATCCCTCTACCTGGGAGAAACGGGAGCTAGCAGCAGCCACGGGCCTGACAACCACTCAGGTCAGCAACTGGTTCAAGAACCGCAGGCAGAGGGACAGGACCACGGATGTTAACGGGTCGGTGACGGGTCAGCAG TTTCCAGATGTCTAG
- the six9 gene encoding SIX homeobox 9 isoform X6 gives MINTHTFTCSSTGRPQYSTVKEVVRRGCYLHTDLGQTHISGFFGAVSTTMIFTAEQVTCVCEVLLKSGCMDRLAGFLRTLPPLSLSSSSVCLGELESVLKAKAAVAFHQGHFTDLYAVLEGFPFSPRSQPLLQQLWLRAHYMEAERQRGRPLGAVGKYRVRRKFPLPHTIWDGEETSYYFKEKSRTILREWYCHKPYPSTWEKRELAAATGLTTTQFPDV, from the exons atgataaacacacacacattcacttgtTCATCCACAGGACGGCCACAATACTCCACAGTAAAAGAGGTTGTTAGAAGAGGTTGTTATCTTCACACAGACCTTGGTCAAACTCACATCTCAGGATTTTTTGGGGCCGTTTCCACAACGATGATCTTCACAGCGGAGCAGgtgacttgtgtgtgtgaggtccTTCTGAAGAGCGGTTGCATGGATCGTCTTGCTGGCTTCCTCCGCACTCTACCTCCTctttccctttcctcctcctctgtttgCCTTGGGGAGCTGGAAAGCGTGCTCAAAGCTAAAGCCGCAGTGGCCTTTCACCAGGGCCACTTCACTGACCTCTACGCCGTGCTGGAGGGTTTCCCCTTCTCCCCACGCAGCCAACCGCTCCTGCAGCAGCTCTGGCTCAGAGCCCACTACATGGAGGCCGAGAGGCAGAGGGGCCGGCCCCTGGGAGCTGTGGGGAAGTATCGCGTAAGGAGGAAGTTTCCTCTACCACACACCATCTGGGATGGAGAGGAGACCAGCTACTATTTTAAG GAAAAATCACGGACAATACTCCGGGAGTGGTACTGCCATAAACCCTATCCCTCTACCTGGGAGAAACGGGAGCTAGCAGCAGCCACGGGCCTGACAACCACTCAG TTTCCAGATGTCTAG
- the six9 gene encoding SIX homeobox 9 isoform X4 has translation MINTHTFTCSSTGRPQYSTVKEVVRRGCYLHTDLGQTHISGFFGAVSTTMIFTAEQVTCVCEVLLKSGCMDRLAGFLRTLPPLSLSSSSVCLGELESVLKAKAAVAFHQGHFTDLYAVLEGFPFSPRSQPLLQQLWLRAHYMEAERQRGRPLGAVGKYRVRRKFPLPHTIWDGEETSYYFKEKSRTILREWYCHKPYPSTWEKRELAAATGLTTTQVSNWFKNRRQRDRTTDVNGSVTVPTPYSLNLNPCCLAPV, from the exons atgataaacacacacacattcacttgtTCATCCACAGGACGGCCACAATACTCCACAGTAAAAGAGGTTGTTAGAAGAGGTTGTTATCTTCACACAGACCTTGGTCAAACTCACATCTCAGGATTTTTTGGGGCCGTTTCCACAACGATGATCTTCACAGCGGAGCAGgtgacttgtgtgtgtgaggtccTTCTGAAGAGCGGTTGCATGGATCGTCTTGCTGGCTTCCTCCGCACTCTACCTCCTctttccctttcctcctcctctgtttgCCTTGGGGAGCTGGAAAGCGTGCTCAAAGCTAAAGCCGCAGTGGCCTTTCACCAGGGCCACTTCACTGACCTCTACGCCGTGCTGGAGGGTTTCCCCTTCTCCCCACGCAGCCAACCGCTCCTGCAGCAGCTCTGGCTCAGAGCCCACTACATGGAGGCCGAGAGGCAGAGGGGCCGGCCCCTGGGAGCTGTGGGGAAGTATCGCGTAAGGAGGAAGTTTCCTCTACCACACACCATCTGGGATGGAGAGGAGACCAGCTACTATTTTAAG GAAAAATCACGGACAATACTCCGGGAGTGGTACTGCCATAAACCCTATCCCTCTACCTGGGAGAAACGGGAGCTAGCAGCAGCCACGGGCCTGACAACCACTCAGGTCAGCAACTGGTTCAAGAACCGCAGGCAGAGGGACAGGACCACGGATGTTAACGGGTCGGTGACGG TTCCCACCCCTTATTCCCTGAATTTAAATCCTTGCTGTCTGGCTCCTGTCTAA